From Deinococcus betulae, the proteins below share one genomic window:
- the uvrB gene encoding excinuclease ABC subunit UvrB encodes MLKVRSSFTPSGDQPTAIRSLVDGLESGLRFQTLLGATGTGKSVAWHEPVTVQVAGQVQRLPIGELIDGLFGSPIQAEDSLELPPPDPMQVLAWDASSGAVAWRTVTALSRHGSPETLHHLTTACGRDVTVTADHSVWVLRDGQVHLIHGDDVRSGDALPIPRRVPEPEGTLNHLDTLAVLDGTPFHVAVPYTPEQDDAWRTLVRAHHDRPDGKLHALRYGKRGGGLSVAAATTAVQQGLAVAENTRISARSVQLAGQLPLSPALALLFGQYVAEGHAAPGFALISVRDPDVQAQLTAALAELEAGYFRRQDGDFVLSGRVWRELLARLMGKRSGEKHLPTNFAAFPNAFLAGMLRAYFEGDGGVDGGAVTAVTNSAQLAGELAEALLRFGVWARLREVQKRRPDGTVGTYQKVTISGAENLRAFADEVGFLTGRKREALRRILAQAGEGNTNVDLVPGVGPRLLAERERAGLSQRDVAQAADCTRTMVSAIERGVRAPSAGLFRRLCLALNVRDTAFTGLAEVHWSSVDQVEQVAPQTPYVYDFSVDGFETFLTGRGGLFVHNTYSVAKVIEETQRPALIMAPNKILTAQLASEFREFFPDAAVEFFISYYDYYQPEAYVPGKDLFIEKDASINQEIERLRHSTTRSLLTRRDTIVVASVSCIYGLGDPKEYTALNAVLKKGGQMPRDELLGRLVNMQYERNDVELMPGRFRAKGEMIEVWPAYDEQPLRVELWGDDIERISVVHPLTGDRLAELDATVVYPAKHYVSSAGNIERAIVTIQQELDERLEYFKSTGKLLEAQRLKERTLYDLEMLKVLGYCSGIENYSRHIDGRVTGATPYTMLDYFPDDFITFIDESHVTVPQIGGMANGDRARKQTLVDYGFRLPSAMDNRPLNFQEFMDKTGQTVFVSATPGPFEREHSDSIADQIIRPTGLIDPPVTVRPIQGQIEDLLGRVRERTKAGERTLVTTLTKRMSEDLTEYLLEKGVKARYMHSDIDSVERQVIIRDLRLGHYDVLVGINLLREGLDLPEVSLVAILDADKPGFLRSERALIQTIGRAARNVNGEVILYGDTVTPAMQSAMEETARRREKQVAFNEEHGITPTTVIKGVRDVIRGEEQPGEISSATVGDDRDSLSAQLTDLELDMWQASEDLDFERAASLRDQIRAIEAKLQGKEFQQATVPGQKVRRKGRR; translated from the coding sequence ATGCTCAAGGTCAGATCCAGCTTCACGCCCTCGGGTGACCAGCCCACCGCCATCCGCTCATTGGTGGACGGCCTGGAGTCGGGCCTGCGCTTCCAGACGTTGCTGGGAGCGACAGGCACGGGCAAAAGTGTCGCCTGGCACGAGCCCGTCACCGTGCAGGTTGCCGGTCAGGTACAGCGTCTCCCCATCGGTGAGTTAATTGACGGGCTGTTCGGCTCTCCCATTCAGGCCGAGGATTCACTGGAACTCCCGCCGCCAGACCCCATGCAAGTGCTGGCCTGGGACGCGAGTAGTGGCGCGGTGGCCTGGCGCACGGTCACGGCTCTGTCGCGCCACGGATCGCCAGAAACGCTGCACCACCTGACCACCGCCTGCGGACGCGATGTGACCGTGACGGCCGACCACAGCGTCTGGGTGCTGCGTGACGGTCAGGTTCACCTGATTCACGGCGACGACGTGCGCTCCGGCGACGCGCTGCCCATTCCCCGGCGGGTGCCTGAACCAGAGGGCACGCTGAACCATCTGGACACGCTGGCCGTGCTGGACGGCACCCCATTTCATGTGGCGGTGCCGTACACCCCTGAGCAGGATGACGCCTGGCGCACCCTGGTGAGGGCACATCATGATCGACCCGATGGCAAGCTGCACGCCCTGCGGTACGGCAAGCGAGGCGGTGGCCTAAGTGTTGCTGCGGCCACGACAGCTGTTCAGCAAGGGCTGGCCGTCGCCGAGAACACGCGTATTTCAGCCCGCTCTGTTCAGTTGGCCGGGCAACTGCCCCTGAGTCCGGCCCTGGCCCTGCTGTTCGGGCAGTATGTGGCCGAGGGCCACGCCGCGCCGGGCTTCGCTCTGATTTCCGTGCGTGACCCGGACGTGCAGGCGCAGTTAACGGCAGCTTTGGCCGAACTGGAAGCCGGATACTTCCGCCGTCAGGACGGAGACTTCGTGCTGTCGGGCCGAGTCTGGCGCGAACTGCTGGCCCGGCTGATGGGCAAGCGCTCGGGTGAAAAGCATCTCCCCACGAACTTTGCGGCCTTCCCGAATGCCTTCCTGGCCGGGATGCTGCGGGCCTATTTCGAGGGCGACGGCGGCGTGGACGGCGGCGCGGTCACGGCGGTGACCAACAGCGCGCAGCTGGCCGGAGAACTGGCCGAGGCCCTGCTGCGCTTTGGGGTCTGGGCGCGGCTGCGTGAGGTACAAAAACGCCGACCCGACGGCACGGTGGGCACCTACCAAAAGGTCACGATTTCGGGGGCTGAGAACCTGCGCGCCTTCGCCGATGAAGTGGGCTTCCTGACTGGGCGCAAACGTGAAGCGCTGCGCCGCATTTTGGCTCAGGCGGGCGAGGGCAACACCAATGTGGACTTGGTCCCTGGCGTCGGGCCACGCCTGCTGGCCGAGCGAGAACGGGCGGGCCTCTCGCAGCGAGATGTGGCGCAGGCGGCCGACTGCACCCGAACGATGGTGTCTGCCATTGAGCGTGGCGTCCGTGCCCCCAGTGCGGGTCTGTTTCGCCGTCTGTGCCTGGCGCTCAATGTTCGAGACACAGCCTTCACCGGGCTGGCTGAGGTTCACTGGTCCTCTGTAGATCAGGTCGAACAGGTAGCCCCCCAGACCCCCTATGTGTACGACTTCAGCGTAGACGGCTTTGAAACCTTCCTGACCGGACGCGGCGGGCTGTTCGTTCACAACACCTATTCCGTCGCTAAAGTCATTGAGGAAACCCAGCGCCCCGCCCTGATCATGGCCCCGAACAAGATTCTGACCGCGCAGCTGGCCTCCGAGTTCCGCGAGTTCTTCCCGGACGCCGCCGTGGAATTCTTCATCTCCTACTATGATTACTACCAGCCCGAAGCGTACGTGCCCGGCAAAGACCTGTTCATCGAGAAAGACGCCAGCATCAACCAGGAGATCGAGCGTCTGCGCCACTCCACCACCCGCAGCCTGCTGACCCGGCGCGACACGATTGTGGTGGCGTCGGTGTCATGTATCTACGGCCTGGGCGACCCCAAGGAATACACCGCGCTGAATGCGGTGCTGAAAAAGGGCGGCCAGATGCCCCGCGACGAGCTGCTGGGCCGCCTGGTCAACATGCAGTACGAGCGCAATGACGTGGAACTGATGCCGGGGCGCTTCCGGGCCAAGGGCGAGATGATTGAAGTCTGGCCCGCCTACGATGAGCAGCCGCTGCGCGTGGAACTCTGGGGCGACGACATCGAGCGTATCAGCGTGGTGCACCCACTTACGGGGGACCGCCTGGCCGAACTGGACGCCACCGTCGTCTACCCCGCCAAGCATTACGTGAGCAGCGCGGGCAACATCGAGCGGGCCATCGTCACCATCCAGCAGGAACTGGATGAGCGGCTGGAATATTTCAAATCCACCGGCAAATTGCTGGAAGCGCAGCGCCTCAAGGAACGCACCCTCTACGACCTGGAGATGCTCAAGGTGCTGGGCTACTGCTCAGGCATCGAGAACTACTCGCGGCACATTGATGGGCGCGTGACCGGGGCCACGCCCTACACCATGCTGGACTACTTCCCGGACGACTTCATCACGTTTATTGACGAGTCGCATGTGACGGTGCCGCAGATTGGCGGCATGGCGAACGGCGACCGCGCACGCAAGCAGACGCTGGTGGACTACGGCTTCCGTCTGCCGTCCGCGATGGACAACCGCCCACTGAACTTTCAGGAATTCATGGACAAGACCGGGCAAACGGTGTTCGTGTCGGCCACGCCAGGTCCCTTTGAGCGCGAGCACAGCGACAGCATTGCCGATCAGATCATCCGGCCCACCGGCCTGATTGACCCGCCTGTCACCGTGCGGCCCATCCAGGGCCAGATTGAAGACCTGCTGGGCCGCGTCCGCGAGCGCACGAAGGCCGGCGAGCGCACCCTGGTCACCACCCTGACCAAGCGCATGTCCGAGGACCTCACGGAATACTTGCTGGAAAAAGGCGTGAAGGCGCGCTACATGCACAGCGACATTGACAGCGTGGAGCGGCAGGTCATCATCCGCGACCTGCGCCTGGGCCACTACGATGTGCTGGTGGGCATCAACCTGCTGCGCGAGGGGCTGGACCTGCCGGAAGTCTCGCTGGTCGCCATTCTGGACGCCGACAAGCCCGGCTTCCTGCGGTCTGAACGCGCCCTGATTCAGACCATCGGCCGCGCCGCGCGCAACGTGAACGGCGAGGTCATTCTGTACGGCGACACGGTGACCCCCGCCATGCAGTCCGCGATGGAAGAGACGGCCCGGCGCCGTGAAAAGCAGGTGGCCTTCAACGAGGAGCACGGCATCACGCCTACCACCGTCATCAAGGGCGTGCGCGACGTGATTCGCGGCGAGGAGCAGCCCGGCGAGATCAGCTCGGCCACGGTGGGCGACGACCGCGACAGTCTCAGCGCCCAGCTCACCGACCTGGAACTGGATATGTGGCAGGCCAGTGAAGACCTCGACTTCGAGCGCGCCGCCAGCCTTCGCGACCAGATTCGCGCCATCGAGGCCAAGTTGCAGGGCAAGGAATTTCAGCAGGCCACGGTGCCGGGGCAGAAAGTCAGAAGGAAGGGTCGGCGCTAG
- a CDS encoding GNAT family N-acetyltransferase — protein sequence MGSRLRSRPATGERGWPSTQTTCCWSRTRARRSGYVLARRNPFQGTDAEIMALHVRAASRGRGYGTALLRAALLALQAKGAQSVGLSTLEAHTSRAWYERLNGQPGGVLTQTYGDHVVREVVFSWPAIRALLTHLESPPIEAHPINRH from the coding sequence ATGGGGTCACGGTTGAGGAGCAGGCCAGCGACTGGCGAGCGTGGCTGGCCCAGCACCCAGACGACGTGCTGCTGGTCGCGCACGAGGGCGAGGAGGTCTGGCTATGTCCTGGCCCGCCGGAACCCTTTTCAGGGCACAGACGCCGAAATTATGGCGCTGCATGTGCGCGCGGCCTCGCGGGGTCGGGGGTACGGGACGGCCCTCCTGCGCGCGGCGCTGCTGGCGTTGCAAGCCAAAGGAGCACAGAGCGTGGGCCTCTCCACACTGGAAGCCCACACCTCGCGCGCCTGGTACGAGCGTCTGAATGGGCAACCAGGCGGCGTCCTGACGCAGACTTATGGGGACCATGTGGTGCGTGAAGTGGTGTTCAGCTGGCCGGCCATTAGGGCCTTGCTGACACATCTGGAGTCCCCACCAATCGAAGCACACCCCATAAATCGGCACTGA
- a CDS encoding HAD family hydrolase, giving the protein MLPLLIWDFDGTLAHRPGLWSGALLDVLDQQQPGHGVTLEALRPGLAQGFRWHHPEQAHPQQTHPGAWWAELDHVFLAAYKGAGVAAADAAALVPLVRAAYLAPAAWRLYPETLPVLQDLQSRGWRHVVLSNHVPELEQVLDALGLTPLLDTVYTSAALGWEKPHPEAFRAVLRAHPGAAPVWMIGDSLTADVQGAGGVGLPAILVRSGEQAPHVSADLWGVLRLVGTPDVSARP; this is encoded by the coding sequence ATGCTGCCGCTGCTGATCTGGGACTTTGACGGCACGCTGGCGCACCGCCCTGGGCTCTGGAGCGGCGCGCTGCTGGACGTTCTGGACCAGCAGCAGCCTGGACACGGGGTGACGCTGGAGGCCCTGCGGCCTGGGCTGGCCCAGGGGTTTCGCTGGCACCATCCAGAGCAGGCCCACCCCCAGCAGACCCATCCAGGCGCCTGGTGGGCCGAACTCGACCATGTCTTCCTCGCTGCCTACAAAGGGGCCGGGGTGGCAGCGGCAGACGCGGCCGCGTTGGTGCCGCTGGTGCGGGCCGCTTACCTGGCCCCAGCGGCGTGGCGGCTCTACCCCGAGACGCTGCCGGTCTTGCAAGACCTGCAGAGCAGAGGGTGGCGCCACGTGGTCCTGAGCAATCATGTGCCGGAACTGGAGCAGGTGCTGGACGCGCTGGGGCTGACGCCTCTACTGGACACGGTCTACACGTCGGCGGCGCTGGGCTGGGAAAAACCTCATCCCGAAGCCTTCCGGGCGGTCCTCCGGGCGCATCCAGGGGCCGCGCCGGTCTGGATGATCGGTGACAGCTTGACAGCCGATGTGCAGGGAGCGGGTGGCGTGGGGCTGCCTGCCATTCTGGTTCGTTCGGGTGAGCAGGCGCCTCACGTCAGTGCCGATTTATGGGGTGTGCTTCGATTGGTGGGGACTCCAGATGTGTCAGCAAGGCCCTAA
- a CDS encoding aldo/keto reductase, with protein MEQRAFGDTGLRVSVLGLGAGQVGSGHLSEDEAGTLLNRAIDRGITLVDTARGYGLSEERIGRHLSYRRHDYILSSKGGYGAEGAEDWTPQAIRLGIEQALTRLRCDWIDIFHLHSCPADVLRREDLLMALDEARSAGLIRVAAYSGENEALAGAISSGRFGSVETSVNLADQFSRRQLLSGTNERGLGVIAKRPIANAAWRFETRPVGDYAETYWDRLRVLNLNAVREATGLDWTAFALRFTAFAPGVHSAIVGTTNIDNLERNIRLIEDGPLPLDALTHIEAAWVEHGLTWGGEV; from the coding sequence ATGGAACAGAGGGCGTTTGGCGATACGGGGCTAAGGGTCAGTGTGCTGGGGCTGGGGGCCGGACAGGTCGGCTCGGGGCACCTGAGCGAAGATGAGGCCGGCACCCTGCTCAACCGCGCCATTGACCGGGGTATCACCCTGGTGGATACGGCGCGCGGCTACGGCCTGAGCGAAGAACGCATCGGGCGTCACCTCTCGTACCGCCGTCACGACTACATTCTGAGCAGCAAAGGCGGCTACGGGGCTGAGGGTGCCGAAGACTGGACGCCCCAGGCCATTCGCCTGGGCATTGAGCAGGCCCTGACTCGGCTGCGCTGCGACTGGATTGATATTTTTCACCTGCACTCCTGCCCGGCCGACGTGCTGCGCCGCGAGGACCTGCTGATGGCGCTGGACGAGGCGCGCTCGGCGGGTCTGATTCGCGTGGCGGCCTACAGCGGCGAGAACGAGGCGCTGGCCGGCGCCATCAGTTCGGGCCGCTTTGGCAGCGTGGAGACCAGCGTGAATCTGGCCGACCAGTTCAGCCGCCGTCAGCTGCTGAGCGGTACCAACGAGCGCGGCCTGGGCGTGATCGCCAAGCGGCCCATCGCCAACGCGGCGTGGCGCTTTGAGACGCGCCCGGTGGGCGACTACGCCGAAACCTACTGGGACCGCCTGCGCGTGCTGAATTTGAATGCGGTCCGCGAAGCGACGGGTCTGGACTGGACCGCGTTCGCTCTGCGGTTTACCGCGTTTGCGCCGGGTGTCCACAGCGCCATCGTGGGCACGACAAACATTGACAACCTGGAGAGGAATATCCGCTTGATTGAGGACGGCCCCCTGCCGCTGGACGCTCTGACCCACATTGAAGCGGCTTGGGTGGAGCACGGCCTGACCTGGGGCGGCGAAGTCTGA
- a CDS encoding ABC transporter ATP-binding protein: MLSRPSSMMVTAGAGGRRPKGDPRQLRRLLAYARPYRALFVLGVLATLVSSGLNLAFPALFGQLIDASFLKVGSTDTGPLDRTVLGLLGIFALSALFGAAQSYLLARVGAGVVADLRGALFSHLLTLSPRFFGDHKTGDLTSRLTADVGTVQGVTSSALAQLAAQTVSLIGAVILLVTTSPRLSLLTLAVIPLVIGTAFAIGRRIRVVSREVQDAVASANASAEEAISGVRVVQSFTAENLERGRYGQGVKLSFLAALKRAQLQALMTGTMSFLTFGALAVVLWYGGRQVMGGAMTPGNLVTFLFYALQVGGTVAALTGIFNQFQEALGASGRIFELLDERSDLPEPATPAPLKRAEGRVTFEGVQFAYENAPVLRDLTLDVPAGQVVALVGPSGAGKTTLVSLIGRFWDVTGGALRVDGHDLREYAVADLRAQVGLVPQETLLFSGTIRENILYGRPGARPEEVEAAARAANAHDFISTFELGYDTVVGERGVKLSGGQRQRVAIARALLKDPRILILDEATSALDNESEALVQAALERLMQGRTTFVIAHRLSTIRTADRIVVMDGGRIVEDGSHAELLARGGLYRDLYELQFRAEEQGRAELYSQA; this comes from the coding sequence ATGCTTTCTCGCCCCAGCTCCATGATGGTGACGGCCGGCGCTGGTGGCCGCCGCCCCAAAGGCGACCCCCGGCAGCTGCGCCGCCTGCTGGCCTACGCCCGCCCCTACCGCGCCCTATTTGTGCTGGGCGTGCTGGCCACCCTGGTTTCCAGCGGCCTGAACCTGGCGTTTCCGGCGCTGTTTGGGCAGCTGATCGACGCCTCGTTTCTGAAGGTGGGCAGCACCGACACCGGCCCGCTGGACCGCACCGTGCTGGGCCTGCTGGGCATTTTCGCGCTGTCGGCGCTGTTCGGGGCGGCGCAGTCGTATCTGCTGGCGCGCGTGGGGGCAGGGGTGGTGGCCGACCTGCGGGGAGCGCTGTTTTCGCACCTGCTGACCCTCTCGCCACGCTTTTTTGGCGACCATAAGACCGGCGACCTGACCAGCCGCCTGACCGCCGATGTGGGCACGGTGCAGGGCGTCACGAGTTCGGCACTGGCGCAGCTGGCAGCGCAGACGGTCAGCCTGATCGGGGCGGTGATCTTGCTGGTGACGACCAGTCCGCGCCTGAGCCTGCTGACGCTGGCGGTGATTCCGCTGGTGATCGGCACGGCCTTTGCCATAGGCCGCCGCATTCGCGTGGTCAGCCGTGAAGTGCAGGATGCGGTGGCGAGCGCCAACGCCAGCGCCGAGGAAGCCATCAGCGGCGTGCGGGTGGTGCAGAGCTTTACCGCCGAAAACCTGGAACGGGGCCGCTACGGCCAGGGCGTGAAGCTGAGCTTTCTGGCTGCCCTGAAGCGCGCGCAATTGCAGGCCCTAATGACCGGCACCATGAGCTTCCTGACGTTCGGTGCGCTGGCCGTGGTGCTGTGGTACGGCGGGCGGCAGGTTATGGGGGGCGCCATGACCCCGGGCAACCTCGTGACCTTTCTGTTCTACGCGCTGCAGGTGGGGGGCACGGTGGCAGCGCTGACTGGCATCTTCAACCAGTTTCAGGAGGCGCTCGGGGCCTCTGGCCGCATCTTCGAGCTGCTGGACGAGCGCAGCGACCTGCCCGAGCCGGCCACGCCCGCGCCGCTGAAGCGTGCCGAGGGCCGCGTCACCTTTGAGGGCGTGCAGTTTGCCTACGAAAACGCGCCGGTTCTCCGGGACCTGACGCTGGACGTGCCGGCCGGGCAGGTCGTGGCGCTGGTGGGCCCCAGCGGCGCGGGCAAGACCACCCTGGTCAGCCTGATTGGCCGCTTCTGGGACGTGACGGGCGGTGCTCTGCGGGTGGACGGCCACGACCTGCGCGAGTACGCCGTGGCGGACCTGCGCGCCCAGGTGGGGCTGGTGCCCCAGGAAACGCTGCTGTTTTCCGGCACCATCCGCGAGAATATTCTGTACGGCCGCCCCGGCGCCCGGCCCGAAGAAGTGGAGGCGGCGGCCCGCGCGGCCAACGCGCACGACTTCATCAGCACCTTTGAACTGGGCTATGACACAGTGGTGGGCGAGCGGGGTGTGAAGCTCTCGGGCGGGCAGCGGCAGCGCGTCGCCATTGCCCGCGCCCTGCTCAAAGACCCCCGCATCCTGATTCTGGACGAGGCCACCAGCGCCCTGGACAACGAATCCGAAGCGCTGGTGCAGGCCGCCCTGGAACGGCTGATGCAGGGGCGCACCACCTTTGTGATTGCCCACCGCCTCAGCACCATTCGCACCGCCGACCGCATCGTGGTGATGGACGGCGGGCGGATTGTGGAAGACGGCTCTCACGCCGAGTTGCTGGCGCGCGGCGGCCTGTACCGCGACCTGTATGAACTGCAGTTCCGCGCTGAAGAGCAGGGGCGGGCCGAGTTGTACAGCCAGGCGTAA
- the ald gene encoding alanine dehydrogenase → MHIGLPKEIKVKENRVALTPGGVATLVRRGHRVTVQQGAGVGSGIADQEYVDAGATLGSADDAWAAEMVVKVKEPIASEYKYLRADLLLFTYLHLAADRPLTDALLQSGTTGVAYETVQLEDGSLPLLTPMSEVAGRLSVQAGAYHLQKPVGGRGVLLGGVPGVQPGQVTIIGGGVVGTNAAKMAMGLGAKVTILDVSQRRLAYLDDVFFGKLTTMMSSEANIRALLPDTDLLIGGVLIPGAKAPHLVTRDMLKLMPEGSVIVDVAVDQGGCVETIHATTHDDPTYLVDGVIHYGVANMPGAVPRTSTFALTNQTLPYALLLADHGVAALSRSKALGLGLNTHQGKLTYQGVADAFDLPYVAAEAALA, encoded by the coding sequence ATGCATATTGGACTGCCCAAAGAAATCAAGGTCAAGGAAAACCGCGTCGCCCTCACGCCCGGCGGGGTCGCCACCCTGGTGCGCCGGGGCCACCGCGTCACCGTTCAGCAGGGTGCGGGCGTGGGCAGCGGCATTGCCGATCAGGAGTACGTAGATGCCGGTGCCACCCTGGGCAGCGCTGACGACGCCTGGGCCGCCGAGATGGTCGTGAAGGTCAAAGAGCCCATCGCCAGTGAGTACAAGTACCTGCGTGCCGATCTGCTGCTGTTTACCTATCTGCACCTGGCCGCCGACCGCCCCCTGACCGACGCCCTGCTGCAAAGCGGCACAACCGGCGTGGCCTACGAAACCGTGCAGCTTGAAGACGGCAGCCTGCCGCTGCTGACCCCCATGAGCGAGGTTGCGGGCCGCCTGAGCGTGCAGGCCGGCGCGTACCACCTGCAAAAGCCCGTGGGTGGCCGTGGCGTCCTGCTGGGCGGCGTGCCCGGCGTGCAGCCTGGCCAGGTCACGATTATCGGCGGGGGCGTGGTGGGCACCAACGCCGCCAAGATGGCGATGGGGCTGGGCGCCAAGGTGACCATTCTGGACGTGTCGCAGCGCCGCCTGGCTTACCTGGATGACGTGTTCTTCGGCAAGCTGACCACCATGATGAGCAGTGAGGCGAACATCCGCGCCCTGCTGCCCGACACGGACCTCTTGATCGGTGGCGTGCTGATTCCCGGCGCCAAGGCCCCGCATCTGGTGACGCGCGACATGCTGAAGCTCATGCCGGAAGGCAGCGTCATCGTGGACGTGGCCGTGGACCAGGGCGGCTGCGTGGAGACGATTCACGCGACCACCCACGACGACCCCACCTACCTGGTGGACGGCGTCATTCATTACGGCGTGGCCAACATGCCTGGCGCTGTGCCCCGCACCAGCACCTTTGCGCTGACGAACCAGACGCTGCCCTACGCCCTGCTGCTGGCCGACCACGGCGTGGCGGCCCTGAGCCGCAGCAAGGCGCTGGGCCTGGGTCTGAATACGCACCAGGGCAAGCTGACCTATCAGGGTGTAGCCGACGCTTTTGACCTGCCGTATGTGGCGGCAGAAGCGGCGCTGGCCTAA
- a CDS encoding Lrp/AsnC family transcriptional regulator produces MSQAILDATDRQILGILQRDARIPNTELADEIGLTPAPTLRRVRRLEEEGVIQRYVALLDPKLVGRELMVMVRVTLDKQTKAGFEQFAQKMQERPEVLECFLCLGDIDYLLKVCVPDLDAYQHFLVNTLAAIPGVRNTASTIVVKQEKHTTSLPLD; encoded by the coding sequence ATGTCGCAAGCCATTCTGGACGCCACCGACCGGCAGATTCTGGGCATCCTGCAACGGGACGCCCGCATTCCCAACACGGAACTGGCCGATGAAATTGGCCTGACCCCTGCCCCCACCCTGCGCCGGGTGCGGCGACTGGAAGAAGAGGGGGTGATCCAGCGCTACGTGGCGCTGCTGGACCCCAAACTGGTGGGCCGCGAACTGATGGTCATGGTGCGCGTGACCCTGGACAAGCAGACCAAGGCGGGTTTTGAACAGTTTGCCCAGAAAATGCAGGAGCGGCCCGAGGTGCTGGAATGCTTTCTATGCCTGGGGGACATTGACTACCTGCTGAAAGTCTGCGTGCCGGACCTGGACGCCTACCAGCATTTTCTGGTGAACACGCTGGCGGCGATTCCGGGCGTCAGGAACACCGCCAGCACGATTGTGGTCAAGCAGGAGAAACACACCACGAGCCTGCCGCTGGACTGA